The following proteins are co-located in the Neofelis nebulosa isolate mNeoNeb1 chromosome 18, mNeoNeb1.pri, whole genome shotgun sequence genome:
- the GNG13 gene encoding guanine nucleotide-binding protein G(I)/G(S)/G(O) subunit gamma-13: protein MEEWDVPQMKKEVESLKYQLAFKREMSSKTIPELLKWIEDGIPKDPFLNPDLMKNNPWVEKGKCAIL, encoded by the exons ATGGAGGAGTGGGATGTGCCTCAGATGAAAAAAGAGGTAGAAAGCCTCAAGTACCAGCTGGCTTTCAAGAGGGAGATGTCGTCCAAGACCATCCCTGA GCTCCTCAAGTGGATCGAGGATGGGATCCCCAAGGACCCGTTCCTGAACCCCGACCTGATGAAGAACAACCCGTGGGTGGAGAAGGGCAAGTGCGCCATCCTGTGA
- the CHTF18 gene encoding chromosome transmission fidelity protein 18 homolog isoform X1: MGDTERELGGGQDDFYSQFAAELEVLAELEGTATPSPSRGPWPAVCRSRLTFEEAVAGGDAATHCSPGGPPGNHKGSARKRQLADHDARDGALPPTPRVKRLRLEVVKKLNFRPEQMEEPPLPDSPAGDITPPPSPEIPPELWGKGPLDAGADVGPLQASPAARNPVLRRPPVLEDYVSVTSTGGCRAFLVLRGDPVGTGAQNPFLDIWWRGRGQLDLLGVSFASLKEQVDNERRQQLLEEARQLSDTLRSLSSEEVGEEVQTSGAPEEELADSQDDSQHCLWVDEFAPRCYTELLSDDFTNRCLLKWLKLWDLVVFGRERPARRPRPSLELARGGKEATTSGKWRSHEQVLEDMLEADLDPSRRPRQKVALLCGPPGLGKTTLAHVIARQAGYCVVELNASDDRSPEAFRTCIEAATQMESVLGAGGKPNCLVIDEIDGAPVAAVNVLLSILDRKGPQEAESGGPAVPTSGGRRRRAEGGLLMRPVICICNDQFVPSLRQLRQQAFLLHFPPTLSSRLVQRLQEISLRRGMQADPGALAALCEKTDNDIRACINTLQFLHGRGRRQLSVQVVQTTRVGLKDQRKGLFSVWQEVFQLPRAQRQRWGQNLALTPHTLLPGDGPTGLGPRPAEVPLTATSQRFYRILHVAASAGEHEKVVQGLFDNFLRLRLRDSSLGAVCAALDWLAFDDLLSRAAHHGQSFRLLRYLPFLPAAFHLLFASSHVPRIAFPSSQQEAQNRTSRTQNLIQTLVSGLTPATRSRAAPQALVLDVLCLLLDILAPKLRPVSTQLYSTREKQQLAGLVGTMLAYSLTYRQERMPDGHYVYRLEPNVEEVCRFPELPARKPLTYQAKQLIAHEIEMEKMRRAEALARAGDSHQAEEGPQGVAGEKGTQPPASRSHEEQRLERILKKAALEEQPERDFFGRVVIKRPPALNAGDVAPDTDATEWRIGTAVGRSDVWFRFKEGVSNAVRRSLHIRDLL, translated from the exons ATGGGAGACACCGAGCGCGAGCTGGGGGGCGGCCAGGACGACTTCTACAGCCAGTTTGCGGCCGAGCTCGAGGTGCTGGCCGAACTGGAAG GGACAGCCACCCCGTCGCCCTCCAGGGGTCCCTGGCCCGCAGTGTGTCGGTCCCGGCTGACATTCGAGGAGGCCGTTGCTGGAGGGGACGCTGCCACTCATTGCTCTCCAGGCGGACCTCCAGGGAACCACAAAGGCAGTGCCAGGAAGAGGCAGCTGGCCGATCATGACGCCAGGGACGGGGCCTTGCCCCCCA cccccagggtcAAACGGCTCAGGCTGGAAGTCGTGAAGAAGCTGAACTTCAGACCTGAGCAAATGGAAGAGCCGCCCCTTCCTGACTCACCTGCTGGGGACATCACCCCCCCACCGAGTCCAGAGATCCCCCCTGAACTGTGGGGCAAAGG GCCCTTGGATGCTGGTGCTGATGTGGGTCCCCTTCAGGCCTCTCCAGCAGCTCGAAATCCTGTCCTGAGGCGGCCCCCTGTCCTGGAGGACTATGTCAGTGTGACCTCCACTGGTGGCTGCCGGGCTTTTCTGGTGCTGCGGGGTGACCCCGTGGGCACAGGGGCGCAG AACCCTTTCCTTGATATCTGGTGGCGAGGCCGTGGCCAGCTGGACCTGTTGGGTGTGTCCTTCGCGTCCCTGAAGGAGCAGGTCGACAACGAG CGGAGGCAGCAACTGCTTGAGGAGGCCCGTCAGCTCTCAGACACGCTTCGCAG cctcagctctgaggaggtgggagaggaggtcCAGACttcgggggcccctgaggaagaGCTGGCTGACAGCCAAGACGACTCCCAGCACTGCCTCTGGGTGGATGAGTTCGCACCCCGGTGCTACACGGAGCTTCTTAGCGATGAC TTCACTAACCGCTGCCTCCTCAAGTGGCTGAAGCTGTGGGACCTGGTGGTGTTCGGCCGAGAGAGGCCTGCGAGGAGGCCCAGACCCAGTCTGGAGCTGGCCCGCGGTGGCAAGGAGGCCACGACCTCCGGCAAATGGAGAAGCCATGAGCAGGTGCTAGAGGACATGCTGGAGGCTGACCTGGACCCGAGCCGGCGGCCCCGGCAGAAG GTGGCGCTGCTGTGTGGCCCCCCGGGGCTGGGCAAGACCACCCTGGCTCACGTGATTGCGCGGCAAGCTGGTTACTGCGTGGTGGAGTTGAATGCGAG TGACGACCGCAGCCCTGAGGCCTTCCGCACGTGCATCGAGGCGGCCACGCAGATGGAGTCGGTGCTGGGTGCTGGCGGGAAACCCAACTGTCTGGTCATCGATGAGATCGACGGGGCCCCTGTG GCCGCTGTCAACGTTCTTCTGAGCATCCTGGATCGCAAGGGCCCGCAAGAAGCAGAGTCTGGGGGTCCGGCTGTTCCCACAAGTGGGGGACGGCGACGCCGGGCTGAGGGGGGACTCCTGATGAGGCCCGTCATCTGCATTTGCAATGacca GTTTGTGCCCTCCTTGCGGCAGCTGAGGCAGCAGGCCTTTCTTCTCCACTTTCCGCCCACACTGTCTTCCAGGCTCGTGCAGCGGCTACAAGAG ATCTCCCTGCGGCGGGGCATGCAGGCCGACCCGGGTGCGCTGGCGGCTCTCTGTGAGAAGACGGACAACGACATCCGCGCCTGCATCAACACCCtgcag TTCCTGCACGGGCGGGGCCGGCGGCAGCTGAGCGTGCAGGTCGTGCAGACCACTCGCGTGGGTCTCAAGGACCAGCGCAAGGGGCTCTTCTCCGTGTGGCAGGAGGTCTTCCAGCTGCCCCGGGCCCAGAG GCAACGCTGGGGCCAGAACCTGGCCCTGACCCCGCACACGCTCCTGCCTGGCGATGGGCCCACAGGTCTGGGGCCCCGTCCTGCCGAGGTGCCTTTGACCGCGACTTCCCAGCGGTTCTACCGCATCCTGCACGTGGCTGCGTCTGCAGGCGAGCACGAGAAGGTGGTCCAG GGCCTGTTTGACAACTTCCTGCGCCTGCGGCTTCGGGACTCCAGCCTGGGTGCCGTGTGCGCGGCGCTCGACTGGCTGGCCTTTGACGACCTGCTGAGCCGGGCCGCCCACCATGGCCAGAGCTTCCGGTTGCTGCGCTACCTGCCCTTCCTGCCGGCAGCCTTCCACCTGCTCTTCGCCTCCAGCCACGTGCCGAGGATCGCCTTCCCCAGCAGCCAGCAGGAG GCCCAGAACCGGACAAGCAGGACACAGAACCTCATCCAGACGCTGGTGTCGGGCCTGACGCCCGCTACCCGCAGCCGAGCTGCACCTCAGGCCCTCGTCCTGGATGTCCTCTGCCTGCTTCTGGACATCCTGGCGCCCAAGCTGCGCCCT GTGAGCACACAGCTGTACAGCACTCGTGAGAAACAGCAGCTGGCCGGCCTTGTGGGAACCATGCTTGCCTACAGCCTAACCTACCGCCAGGAGCGCATGCCCGACGGGCACTATGTCTACAGGCTAGAACC GAATGTGGAGGAGGTCTGCCGCTTTCCTGAGCTGCCGGCCCGCAAGCCCCTCACCTACCAGGCCAAGCAGCTCATCGCCCACGAGATTGAAATGGAGAAGATGCGGCGGGCAGAGGCCTTGGCCCGGGCTGGGGACAGCCACCAG GCAGAGGAGGGTCCCCAGGGGGTTGCTGGGGAGAAAGGGACACAGCCACCCGCCTCACGCAGCCACGAGGAGCAGCGGCTGGAGCGCATCCTGAAGAAAGCGGCCCTGGAGGAAcag CCCGAGAGAGACTTCTTTGGTCGTGTGGTCATCAAGAGACCGCCAGCCCTGAATGCAG GAGATGTGGCCCCGGACACAGATGCGACCGAGTGGCGCATAGGCACAGCGGTGGGCAGGAGTGACGTCTGGTTTCGCTTCAAGGAGGGCGTCTCCAATGCCGTGCGGCGCAGCCTGCACATCCGGGACCTGCTGTAG
- the CHTF18 gene encoding chromosome transmission fidelity protein 18 homolog isoform X2, which produces MGDTERELGGGQDDFYSQFAAELEVLAELEGGPPGNHKGSARKRQLADHDARDGALPPTPRVKRLRLEVVKKLNFRPEQMEEPPLPDSPAGDITPPPSPEIPPELWGKGPLDAGADVGPLQASPAARNPVLRRPPVLEDYVSVTSTGGCRAFLVLRGDPVGTGAQNPFLDIWWRGRGQLDLLGVSFASLKEQVDNERRQQLLEEARQLSDTLRSLSSEEVGEEVQTSGAPEEELADSQDDSQHCLWVDEFAPRCYTELLSDDFTNRCLLKWLKLWDLVVFGRERPARRPRPSLELARGGKEATTSGKWRSHEQVLEDMLEADLDPSRRPRQKVALLCGPPGLGKTTLAHVIARQAGYCVVELNASDDRSPEAFRTCIEAATQMESVLGAGGKPNCLVIDEIDGAPVAAVNVLLSILDRKGPQEAESGGPAVPTSGGRRRRAEGGLLMRPVICICNDQFVPSLRQLRQQAFLLHFPPTLSSRLVQRLQEISLRRGMQADPGALAALCEKTDNDIRACINTLQFLHGRGRRQLSVQVVQTTRVGLKDQRKGLFSVWQEVFQLPRAQRQRWGQNLALTPHTLLPGDGPTGLGPRPAEVPLTATSQRFYRILHVAASAGEHEKVVQGLFDNFLRLRLRDSSLGAVCAALDWLAFDDLLSRAAHHGQSFRLLRYLPFLPAAFHLLFASSHVPRIAFPSSQQEAQNRTSRTQNLIQTLVSGLTPATRSRAAPQALVLDVLCLLLDILAPKLRPVSTQLYSTREKQQLAGLVGTMLAYSLTYRQERMPDGHYVYRLEPNVEEVCRFPELPARKPLTYQAKQLIAHEIEMEKMRRAEALARAGDSHQAEEGPQGVAGEKGTQPPASRSHEEQRLERILKKAALEEQPERDFFGRVVIKRPPALNAGDVAPDTDATEWRIGTAVGRSDVWFRFKEGVSNAVRRSLHIRDLL; this is translated from the exons ATGGGAGACACCGAGCGCGAGCTGGGGGGCGGCCAGGACGACTTCTACAGCCAGTTTGCGGCCGAGCTCGAGGTGCTGGCCGAACTGGAAG GCGGACCTCCAGGGAACCACAAAGGCAGTGCCAGGAAGAGGCAGCTGGCCGATCATGACGCCAGGGACGGGGCCTTGCCCCCCA cccccagggtcAAACGGCTCAGGCTGGAAGTCGTGAAGAAGCTGAACTTCAGACCTGAGCAAATGGAAGAGCCGCCCCTTCCTGACTCACCTGCTGGGGACATCACCCCCCCACCGAGTCCAGAGATCCCCCCTGAACTGTGGGGCAAAGG GCCCTTGGATGCTGGTGCTGATGTGGGTCCCCTTCAGGCCTCTCCAGCAGCTCGAAATCCTGTCCTGAGGCGGCCCCCTGTCCTGGAGGACTATGTCAGTGTGACCTCCACTGGTGGCTGCCGGGCTTTTCTGGTGCTGCGGGGTGACCCCGTGGGCACAGGGGCGCAG AACCCTTTCCTTGATATCTGGTGGCGAGGCCGTGGCCAGCTGGACCTGTTGGGTGTGTCCTTCGCGTCCCTGAAGGAGCAGGTCGACAACGAG CGGAGGCAGCAACTGCTTGAGGAGGCCCGTCAGCTCTCAGACACGCTTCGCAG cctcagctctgaggaggtgggagaggaggtcCAGACttcgggggcccctgaggaagaGCTGGCTGACAGCCAAGACGACTCCCAGCACTGCCTCTGGGTGGATGAGTTCGCACCCCGGTGCTACACGGAGCTTCTTAGCGATGAC TTCACTAACCGCTGCCTCCTCAAGTGGCTGAAGCTGTGGGACCTGGTGGTGTTCGGCCGAGAGAGGCCTGCGAGGAGGCCCAGACCCAGTCTGGAGCTGGCCCGCGGTGGCAAGGAGGCCACGACCTCCGGCAAATGGAGAAGCCATGAGCAGGTGCTAGAGGACATGCTGGAGGCTGACCTGGACCCGAGCCGGCGGCCCCGGCAGAAG GTGGCGCTGCTGTGTGGCCCCCCGGGGCTGGGCAAGACCACCCTGGCTCACGTGATTGCGCGGCAAGCTGGTTACTGCGTGGTGGAGTTGAATGCGAG TGACGACCGCAGCCCTGAGGCCTTCCGCACGTGCATCGAGGCGGCCACGCAGATGGAGTCGGTGCTGGGTGCTGGCGGGAAACCCAACTGTCTGGTCATCGATGAGATCGACGGGGCCCCTGTG GCCGCTGTCAACGTTCTTCTGAGCATCCTGGATCGCAAGGGCCCGCAAGAAGCAGAGTCTGGGGGTCCGGCTGTTCCCACAAGTGGGGGACGGCGACGCCGGGCTGAGGGGGGACTCCTGATGAGGCCCGTCATCTGCATTTGCAATGacca GTTTGTGCCCTCCTTGCGGCAGCTGAGGCAGCAGGCCTTTCTTCTCCACTTTCCGCCCACACTGTCTTCCAGGCTCGTGCAGCGGCTACAAGAG ATCTCCCTGCGGCGGGGCATGCAGGCCGACCCGGGTGCGCTGGCGGCTCTCTGTGAGAAGACGGACAACGACATCCGCGCCTGCATCAACACCCtgcag TTCCTGCACGGGCGGGGCCGGCGGCAGCTGAGCGTGCAGGTCGTGCAGACCACTCGCGTGGGTCTCAAGGACCAGCGCAAGGGGCTCTTCTCCGTGTGGCAGGAGGTCTTCCAGCTGCCCCGGGCCCAGAG GCAACGCTGGGGCCAGAACCTGGCCCTGACCCCGCACACGCTCCTGCCTGGCGATGGGCCCACAGGTCTGGGGCCCCGTCCTGCCGAGGTGCCTTTGACCGCGACTTCCCAGCGGTTCTACCGCATCCTGCACGTGGCTGCGTCTGCAGGCGAGCACGAGAAGGTGGTCCAG GGCCTGTTTGACAACTTCCTGCGCCTGCGGCTTCGGGACTCCAGCCTGGGTGCCGTGTGCGCGGCGCTCGACTGGCTGGCCTTTGACGACCTGCTGAGCCGGGCCGCCCACCATGGCCAGAGCTTCCGGTTGCTGCGCTACCTGCCCTTCCTGCCGGCAGCCTTCCACCTGCTCTTCGCCTCCAGCCACGTGCCGAGGATCGCCTTCCCCAGCAGCCAGCAGGAG GCCCAGAACCGGACAAGCAGGACACAGAACCTCATCCAGACGCTGGTGTCGGGCCTGACGCCCGCTACCCGCAGCCGAGCTGCACCTCAGGCCCTCGTCCTGGATGTCCTCTGCCTGCTTCTGGACATCCTGGCGCCCAAGCTGCGCCCT GTGAGCACACAGCTGTACAGCACTCGTGAGAAACAGCAGCTGGCCGGCCTTGTGGGAACCATGCTTGCCTACAGCCTAACCTACCGCCAGGAGCGCATGCCCGACGGGCACTATGTCTACAGGCTAGAACC GAATGTGGAGGAGGTCTGCCGCTTTCCTGAGCTGCCGGCCCGCAAGCCCCTCACCTACCAGGCCAAGCAGCTCATCGCCCACGAGATTGAAATGGAGAAGATGCGGCGGGCAGAGGCCTTGGCCCGGGCTGGGGACAGCCACCAG GCAGAGGAGGGTCCCCAGGGGGTTGCTGGGGAGAAAGGGACACAGCCACCCGCCTCACGCAGCCACGAGGAGCAGCGGCTGGAGCGCATCCTGAAGAAAGCGGCCCTGGAGGAAcag CCCGAGAGAGACTTCTTTGGTCGTGTGGTCATCAAGAGACCGCCAGCCCTGAATGCAG GAGATGTGGCCCCGGACACAGATGCGACCGAGTGGCGCATAGGCACAGCGGTGGGCAGGAGTGACGTCTGGTTTCGCTTCAAGGAGGGCGTCTCCAATGCCGTGCGGCGCAGCCTGCACATCCGGGACCTGCTGTAG
- the RPUSD1 gene encoding RNA pseudouridylate synthase domain-containing protein 1 isoform X1 — translation MEAGPVESLSVVYQSQDFLVVNKHWDLRIDSRMWRETPTLQKQLRLRFPELADPDTYYGFRFCHQLDFSTSGALCVALNKAAAGSAYKCFKERRVTKAYLALVRGHVQESRMTINYAIGRNSTEGRAHTMCIEGTQGCENPKPSVTELVVLEHGLYAGDPVSKVLLQPLTGRTHQLRVHCSALSHPVVGDLTYGQASGREDQPFRMMLHAFYLRIPTHTECVEACTPDPFVPTLDACWSPHTLVRSLDQLVQVLRAAPDPEPAEGSPGPCSTPTPSTRPPETEAQRASCLQWLSEWTLEPDN, via the exons ATGGAAGCAGGCCCAGTAGAGAGCCTGTCGGTGGTGTACCAGAGCCAGGATTTCCTGGTGGTGAACAAGCACTGGGACCTGCGCATCGACAGTAGGATGTGGCGTGAGACCCCCACCCTCCAAAAGCAGCTGCGCCTCCGCTTCCCCGAATTAGCGGACCCTGACACCTACTATGGGTTCAG GTTCTGCCACCAGTTGGACTTCTCCACCAGCGGGGCCCTCTGTGTGGCCTTGAACAAGGCTGCAGCGGGCAGCGCTTACAAGTGCTTCAAGGAGCGCCGTGTCACCAAGGCTTACTTGGCTCTG GTACGGGGACACGTCCAGGAGAGCCGGATGACCATCAACTATGCCATCGGCAGGAACAGCACAGAGGGTCGGGCTCACACCATGTGCATCGAGGGTACACAGG GCTGTGAGAACCCAAAGCCAAGTGTCACCGAGCTGGTGGTCTTGGAACATGGGCTGTACGCGGGCGACCCCGTCTCCAAAGTGCTGTTGCAGCCCCTCACGG GCCGGACGCACCAACTGCGCGTGCACTGCAGCGCCCTCAGTCACCCCGTCGTGGGGGACCTGACCTACGGGCAGGCGTCAGGCCGGGAAGACCAGCCCTTCCGCATGATGCTGCACGCGTTTTACCTGCGCATCCCCACCCACACCGAGTGTGTGGAGGCCTGCACGCCAGATCCCTTCGTGCCCACGCTCGATGCCTGCTGGAGCCCCCACACCCTGGTGCGGTCACTGGACCAGCTCGTCCAGGTCCTGAGGGCTGCTCCCGACCCTGAGCCTGCAGAAGGGAGCCCCGGACCTTGCAGCACTCCCACACCCTCCACCAGGCCCCCCGAGACAGAGGCACAGCGGGCGTCGTGCCTGCAGTGGCTGTCAGAGTGGACACTGGAGCCTGACAACTAA
- the RPUSD1 gene encoding RNA pseudouridylate synthase domain-containing protein 1 isoform X2 yields the protein MTINYAIGRNSTEGRAHTMCIEGTQGCENPKPSVTELVVLEHGLYAGDPVSKVLLQPLTGRTHQLRVHCSALSHPVVGDLTYGQASGREDQPFRMMLHAFYLRIPTHTECVEACTPDPFVPTLDACWSPHTLVRSLDQLVQVLRAAPDPEPAEGSPGPCSTPTPSTRPPETEAQRASCLQWLSEWTLEPDN from the exons ATGACCATCAACTATGCCATCGGCAGGAACAGCACAGAGGGTCGGGCTCACACCATGTGCATCGAGGGTACACAGG GCTGTGAGAACCCAAAGCCAAGTGTCACCGAGCTGGTGGTCTTGGAACATGGGCTGTACGCGGGCGACCCCGTCTCCAAAGTGCTGTTGCAGCCCCTCACGG GCCGGACGCACCAACTGCGCGTGCACTGCAGCGCCCTCAGTCACCCCGTCGTGGGGGACCTGACCTACGGGCAGGCGTCAGGCCGGGAAGACCAGCCCTTCCGCATGATGCTGCACGCGTTTTACCTGCGCATCCCCACCCACACCGAGTGTGTGGAGGCCTGCACGCCAGATCCCTTCGTGCCCACGCTCGATGCCTGCTGGAGCCCCCACACCCTGGTGCGGTCACTGGACCAGCTCGTCCAGGTCCTGAGGGCTGCTCCCGACCCTGAGCCTGCAGAAGGGAGCCCCGGACCTTGCAGCACTCCCACACCCTCCACCAGGCCCCCCGAGACAGAGGCACAGCGGGCGTCGTGCCTGCAGTGGCTGTCAGAGTGGACACTGGAGCCTGACAACTAA